In one Excalfactoria chinensis isolate bCotChi1 chromosome 17, bCotChi1.hap2, whole genome shotgun sequence genomic region, the following are encoded:
- the USH1G gene encoding pre-mRNA splicing regulator USH1G: protein MNDQYHRAARDGYLDLLKEATKKDLNSPDEDGMTPTLWAAYHGNLDALRLIVSRGGDPDKCDIWGNTPLHLAAANGHLNCLSFLISFGANIWCLDNDYHTPLDMAAMKGHMECVRYLDSIAAKQSSLNPKLVSKLKDKAFRDAERRIKDCVKLQKKHHERMEKRYRKEMLDNSDTMSFSSYSSSTLSKKFQHMSMVTSLPYSQATIHGTAKGKTKIQKKLEKKKQVDGTFKIYEDGRKSVRSLSGLQLGNDVMFVKQGTYASPKEWTRRNIRDMFLSDEDTVSRAISDPGLHMDSAHSEVSTDSGHESLFNRPGLGTMVFRRNYVSSGLFGIGREDAGVPGEGNADGLGVKLRSRLQRSPSLNDSIGSANSLQERNAEELPWDEVELGLDDDDEPDTSPLETFLASLHMFEFISILKKEKIDLEALMLCSDNDLKSINIPLGPRKKIVDAIQRRRQTLERPDVIVDTEL from the exons ATGAATGACCAGTACCACCGAGCGGCCCGGGACGGCTACCTGGACCTGCTGAAGGAAGCCACCAAGAAGGACCTGAACTCGCCGGACGAGGATGGCATGACCCCCACCCTGTGGGCTGCCTACCATGGCAACCTGGACGCCCTGCGCCTCATCGTCAGCAGAGG GGGGGATCCAGACAAATGCGACATCTGGGGGAACACACCTCTTCACCTGGCAGCAGCCAATGGCCACCTGAactgcctttccttcctcatCTCTTTTGGGGCCAACATCTGGTGCCTGGACAACGACTACCACACCCCGCTGGACATGGCAGCCATGAAGGGGCACATGGAGTGCGTGCGCTACCTGGACTCCATTGCTGCGAAGCAGAGCAGCCTCAACCCCAAGCTGGTGAGCAAGCTGAAGGACAAGGCGTTCCGGGACGCCGAGCGGAGGATCAAGGACTGTGTGAAGCTGCAGAAGAAGCACCATGAAAGGATGGAGAAAAggtacagaaaggaaatgttgGATAATTCAGACACCATGAGCTTCTCCAGCTATTCAAGTAGCACCTTAAGCAAGAAGTTCCAACACATGTCCATGGTGACCTCTCTGCCATACTCTCAAGCCACCATCCATGGCACAGCCAAGGGAAAGACGAAAATACAGaagaagctggagaagaaaaagcaggtgGATGGGACGTTCAAAATCTACGAGGATGGGAGGAAAAGCGTGCGCTCTCTGTCCGGCCTGCAGCTGGGGAACGACGTCATGTTTGTGAAGCAGGGCACGTACGCCAGCCCCAAGGAGTGGACGCGGCGGAACATCCGGGACATGTTCCTCAGCGACGAGGACACCGTCTCCCGTGCCATAAGCGACCCGGGCCTGCACATGGACTCGGCCCACTCGGAAGTCAGCACCGACTCCGGCCACGAGTCCTTGTTCAACCGCCCCGGGCTGGGCACCATGGTGTTCCGGCGCAACTACGTCAGCAGCGGGCTCTTCGGGATCGGCCGCGAGGACGCCGGCGTGCCGGGGGAAGGCAACGCGGATGGGCTGGGTGTCAAACTGCGCAGCCGCCTGCAGCGCTCGCCAAGTCTCAACGACAGCATTGGCAGTGCCAACAGCCTGCAGGAGAGGAACGCGGAGGAGCTGCCCTGGGACGAGGTGGAGCTGGGCCTCGACGATGATGATGAACCAGACACCAGCCCCCTGGAGACCTTCCTGGCTTCCCTGCACATGTTTGAGTTCATCTCTAtcttgaagaaggaaaagatcgACTTGGAGGCCCTCATGCTATGTTCAGACAATGACCTGAAGAGCATCAACATCCCGTTGGGCCCCAGGAAAAAGATCgtggatgccatccagaggagACGGCAGACTCTGGAGAGGCCAGATGTTATTGTAGACACTGAACTGTAA